Proteins from a single region of Desulfolutivibrio sulfoxidireducens:
- a CDS encoding DUF4405 domain-containing protein, with protein sequence MLRKIMTLTLVLAFAVLFLTSVFLFLAPHARVAAWADWTLLGLTRDRWTDVHVTMGFLLLLAGAVHLVLDWPSILDSLRSEDGEVEPLSRPLLAAFALTLFVFVGTLLGLPPMAQILGLSTHIKDSLSETYGEPPYGHAELTPLDEFCRRFGIDQERAMAALAMKNIRVASAKQTIKDIARDNGLAPGGVYEGLKHAWEASRTVTVPSTSAPASAPQPPRSQPSVMLPKDPPPGLGKRRLSDICEEYGLDLARMTDTLRSGGIEASAAMTLKEIADKNGLLPIDVYEALRAEGPIKRPAGNGSAHSPAHVQPQAQAPAQLPVQHQPQIPTQSPAQHQAQIPTQTTGQAQAPAQSPVQPQTQFPGQVPGQTQMPAQIPGQVPGQTQTPAQIPGQVPGQTQTPAQHQTQTSAQSPVQPQTQFPGQVPGQTQTPAQVQIPAQVPGQLPSQIPGNLPLPGVAPSETWRPGYERPSSLAEGGPLVPPPDLDKTMLATFCREFDIPLTMAIDRLAAKNVTAFGDMTFQELALENNMTPDEVMRVIITP encoded by the coding sequence ATGCTGCGAAAAATCATGACGCTGACCCTGGTCCTGGCCTTCGCCGTCCTCTTTCTGACCAGCGTCTTTCTTTTTCTTGCGCCCCACGCCCGGGTGGCCGCCTGGGCCGACTGGACCCTTCTCGGGCTGACCAGGGACCGCTGGACCGACGTGCATGTGACCATGGGCTTTTTGTTGCTTCTGGCCGGCGCTGTCCATCTGGTCCTCGACTGGCCATCCATCCTTGACAGCCTGCGCTCCGAGGACGGCGAGGTCGAACCCTTAAGCCGCCCCCTGCTGGCCGCCTTCGCCCTGACCCTCTTCGTTTTCGTCGGGACCCTGCTCGGCTTGCCGCCCATGGCCCAAATCCTGGGCCTTTCCACGCACATCAAGGACAGCCTGTCGGAAACCTACGGGGAACCGCCCTACGGGCATGCCGAACTGACCCCCCTGGACGAATTCTGCCGTCGCTTCGGCATTGACCAGGAACGGGCCATGGCCGCCCTGGCCATGAAAAACATCCGTGTCGCCTCCGCAAAGCAGACCATAAAGGACATCGCCAGGGACAACGGACTGGCCCCGGGGGGAGTCTATGAGGGCCTGAAACACGCCTGGGAGGCCTCGCGCACGGTCACCGTCCCCTCCACCAGCGCCCCTGCCTCGGCGCCCCAGCCGCCCCGCTCCCAGCCCTCGGTCATGCTGCCCAAGGACCCCCCCCCGGGGCTGGGCAAACGCCGTCTGTCGGACATCTGCGAGGAATACGGACTCGACCTGGCGCGCATGACGGACACGTTGCGCTCCGGGGGCATCGAGGCCTCGGCGGCCATGACCCTCAAGGAGATCGCCGACAAAAACGGCCTGTTGCCCATCGACGTGTACGAGGCCCTGCGCGCCGAGGGTCCCATCAAACGTCCGGCCGGCAACGGATCGGCCCACTCGCCGGCACATGTCCAGCCCCAGGCCCAGGCTCCGGCGCAACTTCCGGTGCAGCACCAGCCCCAGATTCCGACGCAATCCCCGGCCCAGCACCAGGCCCAGATTCCGACCCAGACCACAGGGCAGGCCCAGGCTCCGGCGCAATCACCGGTCCAGCCCCAGACCCAGTTCCCCGGACAGGTCCCGGGTCAAACGCAGATGCCGGCCCAGATTCCCGGACAGGTCCCGGGCCAGACCCAGACGCCGGCCCAGATTCCCGGACAGGTCCCGGGCCAGACCCAGACGCCGGCCCAGCACCAGACCCAGACTTCGGCGCAATCCCCGGTCCAGCCCCAGACCCAGTTCCCCGGACAGGTCCCGGGCCAGACACAGACGCCGGCCCAGGTCCAGATTCCGGCCCAGGTCCCGGGGCAGCTCCCAAGCCAGATTCCCGGCAACCTGCCCCTCCCCGGCGTTGCGCCCTCTGAAACGTGGCGGCCCGGATACGAGCGGCCCTCCTCGCTGGCCGAAGGCGGCCCGCTGGTGCCGCCCCCGGACCTGGACAAAACCATGCTGGCCACCTTTTGCCGCGAATTCGACATCCCCCTGACCATGGCCATCGACCGGCTGGCGGCCAAAAACGTCACCGCCTTCGGCGACATGACCTTCCAGGAATTGGCCCTGGAAAACAACATGACCCCGGACGAGGTCATGCGCGTCATCATCACCCCATGA
- a CDS encoding periplasmic heavy metal sensor, whose protein sequence is MRFNIKTLLLILAVMFCIVNMANAQPPPPGGPGGPGDHGGPWGPPPFMMPGVPQEKCAAIDNILRELPGKLFPFEQELKALIAKLEALVVDPKSDEAAINARLDEIAKVRAAIEKTRVDVRRQVLKETGILLPPLKGRPGPMPGPMPGPIRGFPG, encoded by the coding sequence ATGCGGTTCAATATCAAAACCCTTCTTCTGATCCTGGCGGTGATGTTTTGTATAGTCAACATGGCCAACGCGCAGCCGCCACCCCCCGGCGGGCCCGGAGGTCCGGGGGATCACGGCGGACCGTGGGGTCCCCCCCCGTTCATGATGCCCGGGGTGCCGCAAGAGAAGTGCGCGGCCATTGACAATATCCTTCGGGAACTTCCCGGCAAACTGTTCCCCTTTGAGCAGGAACTCAAGGCCCTCATCGCCAAGCTCGAGGCCCTGGTGGTCGACCCCAAATCCGACGAGGCGGCCATAAACGCCCGCCTGGACGAGATCGCCAAGGTGCGCGCGGCCATCGAAAAAACCAGGGTGGACGTCAGGCGCCAGGTCCTCAAAGAGACCGGCATTCTCCTGCCCCCCCTCAAAGGCCGGCCCGGCCCCATGCCCGGTCCCATGCCCGGCCCCATACGCGGATTTCCCGGTTAA
- a CDS encoding NifU family protein has protein sequence MREKVQAALDKVRPTLQADGGDVELVDVTPQGIVQVKLTGACHGCPMSRMTLKSGIERIILKEVPGIKGVEAV, from the coding sequence ATGCGAGAGAAGGTACAAGCCGCGCTCGACAAGGTGCGCCCCACGCTTCAGGCCGACGGCGGGGATGTGGAACTGGTGGACGTCACCCCCCAGGGCATCGTCCAGGTGAAGCTCACCGGGGCCTGCCACGGCTGCCCCATGTCCCGCATGACGCTCAAAAGCGGCATCGAGCGGATCATTCTCAAGGAAGTGCCTGGGATCAAGGGCGTCGAGGCGGTCTAG
- the gltX gene encoding glutamate--tRNA ligase — MTTIVTRFAPSPTGHLHIGGARTAIFNWLLARGTGGAFYLRIEDTDQARSTEENTRGILDSMAWLGLDHDGEPVYQSRRFDLYNEYIDRLLESGHAYYCSCTPDEVEAMREQARARGQKPKYSGRCREKGLRPVPGGPDMVVRLKAPLSGSTVVRDLVKGDVAFDNAELDDMVLRRTDGSPTYNMAVVVDDATMGVTHIIRGDDHLNNTPRQILIYQALGLPLPVFGHVPMILGPDKKKLSKRHGATSVMEYEREGFLPQAMLNGLVRLGWSHGDQEIFSREELPRVFSTDNLGSSAAVFDRDKLLWLNAHYIKQTPDPELAAMLGDFLGRMGRPGADAAYLERVVPLLKPRAQTLVEMAEKAMFFVVPDAELGHDQKAVDKFLTSEAKGHLAALWELFRVVDPFDQPALEAAVQGYLDATGVTFKVLAQPIRVAITGTTASPGLFETMEVLGRDRVLSRMERALAL, encoded by the coding sequence ATGACCACCATCGTCACCAGATTCGCCCCGAGCCCCACCGGACACCTGCATATAGGCGGGGCGCGCACGGCCATCTTCAACTGGCTTCTGGCCCGGGGAACCGGCGGCGCGTTTTACCTGCGCATCGAGGATACGGACCAGGCCCGGTCCACCGAGGAAAACACCCGGGGCATCCTGGACTCCATGGCCTGGCTCGGGCTCGATCACGACGGCGAGCCCGTGTACCAGAGCCGGCGTTTCGACCTGTATAACGAATATATCGACAGGCTCCTGGAATCCGGCCACGCCTACTACTGCTCCTGCACCCCGGACGAGGTGGAGGCCATGCGCGAACAGGCCCGGGCCAGGGGACAAAAGCCCAAGTATTCCGGCCGCTGCCGCGAGAAGGGTCTTCGCCCTGTTCCCGGCGGGCCGGACATGGTGGTCAGGCTCAAGGCCCCGCTGTCCGGAAGCACGGTGGTGCGCGACCTGGTCAAGGGCGACGTGGCCTTCGACAACGCCGAGCTCGACGACATGGTGCTGCGGCGCACGGACGGCTCGCCAACCTATAATATGGCCGTGGTCGTGGACGACGCCACCATGGGCGTGACCCACATCATCCGGGGCGACGACCATTTGAACAACACCCCGCGCCAGATCCTCATCTACCAGGCCCTGGGGCTGCCGCTGCCGGTATTTGGCCACGTGCCCATGATCCTCGGGCCGGACAAGAAAAAGCTCTCCAAGCGCCACGGGGCCACCTCGGTCATGGAATACGAGCGCGAGGGGTTTCTGCCCCAGGCCATGCTCAACGGGCTGGTGCGCCTGGGCTGGTCCCACGGGGACCAGGAGATCTTTTCCCGGGAGGAACTGCCGCGGGTCTTTTCCACGGACAATCTGGGGTCCTCGGCCGCGGTCTTCGACCGGGACAAGCTTCTGTGGCTCAACGCCCACTATATCAAGCAGACTCCGGACCCGGAGCTTGCGGCCATGCTCGGGGATTTCCTGGGCCGGATGGGGCGGCCCGGTGCGGATGCGGCCTATCTGGAGCGGGTCGTGCCGCTTCTCAAACCGCGCGCCCAGACCCTGGTGGAGATGGCCGAGAAGGCCATGTTCTTCGTGGTTCCGGACGCGGAACTGGGCCACGACCAAAAGGCTGTGGACAAGTTTCTGACCTCCGAGGCCAAGGGCCATCTGGCCGCCCTGTGGGAGCTTTTCAGGGTCGTGGACCCCTTTGACCAGCCCGCGCTCGAGGCGGCGGTCCAGGGCTACCTGGACGCGACCGGGGTCACGTTCAAGGTCCTGGCCCAGCCCATCCGGGTGGCCATCACCGGGACCACGGCCAGCCCCGGGCTTTTCGAGACCATGGAGGTGCTTGGCCGGGACCGGGTGCTGTCCAGGATGGAGCGGGCGCTGGCCTTGTAG
- a CDS encoding papain-like cysteine protease family protein, translated as MPHMIRCIYFILLAALAGCVQVGMVSLDIFPIVIPKIDETIRSTTYYLEKYNYDCSTKQHSMKDEIKASADNAKATNKMMSKIRIFGKTLHVNPIDEIYRKAEKRGNNDYVLGCKNSVQMQKQISDLSCWAACTQYLIAAKFNAAVSQEALLEKVKSRKKQNSLTSAGEITEIMNALGFLGLEYTTSGSRQLLQSLAENQPVMIGLLPDNPNEEGHAVVVVAARFSFAGTATPSCLRCSKYGFSEFVILDPEDGSVKVVNAAEYDDKIYFVLSYMSQET; from the coding sequence ATGCCCCACATGATCCGATGCATATATTTTATCTTGCTCGCAGCATTGGCAGGATGCGTGCAGGTTGGAATGGTATCGTTGGATATTTTCCCTATTGTAATCCCAAAGATTGACGAGACAATACGTTCTACAACGTACTATTTAGAAAAATATAATTATGATTGTTCGACAAAACAGCATTCCATGAAGGATGAGATAAAAGCATCTGCCGATAATGCAAAAGCAACCAACAAGATGATGTCAAAAATTCGCATATTTGGCAAGACGCTACATGTGAATCCAATTGACGAGATATATCGAAAGGCAGAAAAGCGCGGAAACAACGATTATGTCTTGGGATGTAAAAATTCAGTGCAAATGCAAAAGCAGATATCGGATCTTTCCTGCTGGGCGGCATGCACGCAGTATCTGATTGCGGCAAAGTTTAATGCCGCCGTATCGCAGGAGGCGTTGCTGGAAAAAGTCAAGTCGCGCAAAAAACAGAATTCCCTGACATCCGCCGGTGAAATTACGGAAATCATGAATGCCCTCGGATTTTTGGGGCTGGAGTATACCACGAGCGGATCACGCCAATTATTGCAGTCTTTGGCGGAAAACCAGCCGGTGATGATTGGCCTGCTCCCGGACAATCCGAATGAGGAAGGGCATGCTGTGGTGGTTGTTGCGGCGCGTTTTTCGTTTGCCGGAACGGCAACCCCCTCCTGCCTGCGGTGCTCGAAATATGGTTTTTCGGAATTCGTCATCCTTGATCCGGAGGATGGTTCCGTAAAAGTCGTCAATGCAGCGGAGTATGATGACAAGATATATTTCGTTTTATCGTACATGAGCCAGGAAACGTAG
- a CDS encoding type II toxin-antitoxin system Phd/YefM family antitoxin, whose amino-acid sequence MIQTTASNLRKNLFALLEKVDGGETVAVTRGGRVVARILPEKRSDWRENMPPGPKLLVPADEAFAPMTEEWGDLA is encoded by the coding sequence ATGATCCAGACCACGGCGAGCAATCTGCGGAAAAACCTTTTCGCCCTGCTTGAGAAGGTGGACGGCGGCGAGACGGTGGCGGTCACCCGGGGGGGCAGGGTGGTGGCCCGTATCCTGCCCGAAAAGCGGTCCGATTGGCGGGAGAATATGCCGCCGGGACCAAAACTTCTGGTTCCGGCCGACGAGGCGTTCGCCCCCATGACCGAGGAATGGGGCGATCTGGCATGA
- a CDS encoding type II toxin-antitoxin system VapC family toxin, translating to MKKRYLLDTHAMVFWTTGENMSPGFRGALDDAAGRGEVCVSSVSFWELALLARKGRIKIADVAGWKDRFLAHSGAVLVDPDVDDMIASALLPPHHKDPLDRLLVAQAFRLGAALVSRNAALPAYGLDVLWLE from the coding sequence ATGAAGAAGCGCTACCTCCTCGACACTCACGCCATGGTGTTTTGGACCACGGGCGAGAACATGTCCCCTGGATTTCGGGGGGCTCTCGACGATGCGGCCGGTCGCGGCGAGGTGTGCGTCTCGTCGGTTTCGTTCTGGGAACTGGCGCTTCTGGCTCGCAAGGGCAGGATAAAGATCGCCGACGTGGCGGGGTGGAAGGATCGCTTTCTGGCCCATTCAGGAGCGGTTCTCGTGGATCCGGACGTGGACGACATGATCGCTTCCGCGCTTTTGCCGCCGCACCACAAAGACCCTCTGGACAGGCTTCTTGTGGCCCAGGCGTTTCGCCTGGGCGCGGCCCTGGTCAGCCGCAACGCGGCGTTGCCCGCCTATGGCCTGGATGTGCTGTGGCTGGAGTGA
- a CDS encoding Txe/YoeB family addiction module toxin — MRLVWTPQAWEDYLFWQATDRSKVKRINELIRETLRSPFEGKGKPEALRFDLSGYWSRRITAEHRLIYGVSGDDLVIVACRYHYS; from the coding sequence ATGCGTCTGGTATGGACCCCCCAGGCCTGGGAGGACTATCTTTTCTGGCAGGCCACGGACAGATCGAAGGTGAAGCGGATCAACGAGCTGATCCGGGAAACGTTGCGCAGCCCCTTCGAGGGCAAGGGAAAACCCGAGGCTCTCAGGTTCGACCTGTCCGGATACTGGTCGCGGCGCATCACCGCCGAACACCGGCTGATCTACGGCGTATCGGGCGATGATCTGGTGATCGTCGCCTGCCGGTACCATTATTCGTGA
- a CDS encoding type II toxin-antitoxin system Phd/YefM family antitoxin yields MDAITYSHAREHLAATMDRVCADKAPIVITRQKAQAVVMMSLEEYNAIEETAHLLRNPANAARLRSAVAAARSGDVAEHALIED; encoded by the coding sequence ATGGACGCCATAACCTACAGCCACGCCCGTGAGCACCTTGCGGCCACCATGGACCGGGTCTGCGCCGACAAGGCCCCGATCGTCATCACCCGGCAAAAGGCCCAGGCCGTGGTGATGATGAGCCTCGAGGAATACAACGCCATCGAGGAGACGGCCCATCTGCTGCGCAACCCGGCCAACGCCGCCAGGCTTCGGTCCGCCGTGGCGGCGGCGCGGTCCGGTGACGTCGCCGAACACGCCCTGATCGAGGACTAG
- the rpmB gene encoding 50S ribosomal protein L28 — protein MSKMCDKCGKKPQSGNNVSHANNKSKRRFEPNLFSVRAQLPSGEVTTLTVCTRCLRSGEIVKPKAKNAL, from the coding sequence ATGTCCAAGATGTGCGACAAGTGCGGCAAAAAGCCCCAGAGCGGCAACAACGTCAGCCATGCCAACAACAAGAGCAAGCGCCGTTTCGAGCCCAACCTGTTCTCGGTCCGGGCCCAGTTGCCTTCGGGCGAGGTCACGACCCTGACCGTGTGCACTCGGTGCCTGCGTTCGGGCGAGATCGTCAAGCCCAAGGCCAAAAACGCGCTGTAA
- a CDS encoding YceD family protein — MFELWLDITDIPARGREFSFSDPSLWEAPIREFGLPHRLDPQDSPRAEFSVVPQRRGVLVQGRIAGRVVTPCDRCAEDTVVVLDSPFEFYEELPIAGEQTLETSLVRRRGKVMELDVGGMLWEQFVLAMPVKPLCSENCLGLCPGCGRNLNTGSCDCGGPGGDPRLAPLRGLRVKGSSN; from the coding sequence ATGTTCGAACTGTGGCTGGATATCACCGACATCCCGGCCCGGGGCCGGGAATTTTCTTTTTCGGACCCCTCGTTGTGGGAGGCGCCGATTCGCGAGTTCGGCCTGCCGCACCGGCTGGACCCGCAAGACAGCCCCCGGGCCGAGTTTTCCGTGGTGCCCCAGCGCCGGGGCGTGCTCGTGCAAGGCAGGATAGCGGGGCGGGTCGTCACCCCCTGCGACCGGTGCGCCGAGGACACCGTGGTGGTCCTGGACAGCCCCTTCGAATTCTACGAGGAGTTGCCCATTGCCGGCGAACAGACCCTGGAGACCTCGCTTGTGCGTCGCCGGGGAAAGGTGATGGAGCTTGACGTGGGCGGCATGCTTTGGGAACAATTCGTGCTGGCCATGCCGGTCAAGCCCCTGTGCTCCGAAAACTGCCTGGGGCTTTGCCCCGGGTGCGGGCGAAACCTCAATACCGGTTCCTGCGACTGCGGCGGGCCGGGCGGCGATCCGAGGCTGGCCCCCCTGCGCGGACTTCGGGTCAAAGGCTCCTCCAACTAG
- the rpmF gene encoding 50S ribosomal protein L32: MAVPNRKISKSRKGMRRAHDKVAVPTVILCQCGEPTLPHRVCPSCGSYRGRQMLRQEDGE; encoded by the coding sequence ATGGCGGTACCCAATAGAAAGATCTCCAAATCCCGCAAGGGCATGCGTCGTGCCCACGACAAGGTGGCCGTGCCCACCGTGATCCTTTGCCAATGCGGCGAGCCCACGCTGCCGCATCGCGTCTGCCCGAGCTGCGGTTCCTATCGGGGCCGCCAAATGCTCAGGCAGGAAGATGGCGAATAA
- the plsX gene encoding phosphate acyltransferase PlsX, producing MANKRPRIAVDAMGGDFGPRVVIPGALHAAKAKKIDIVLVGDKPRLEEELAAFGARAQGVEIVHASQVVEMEEKPSEALRKKKDSSIQVAVNLVRDGQVDGVISAGNSGATLASAMFSIGRVPGVERPALATFMPTEKSHFVLIDVGANVDCKPFHLLQFGIMADVLARSMLGIQNPRVSLLSIGEEQGKGNLQVKEAFELMRASSLNFVGNVEGRDLFTGDVDVVVCDGFVGNVVLKQSEGLASSLGRLLKGELRRGFFGKIGTMLALSSLKRFSRLVDYAEYGGAPFLGLEGICLVCHGASNSKAIANAINMAAKFVEGNANEHLVKDIAANINLTVARKKYRSADPEPTS from the coding sequence ATGGCGAATAAACGGCCGCGCATAGCCGTCGACGCCATGGGCGGGGACTTCGGTCCCCGGGTGGTCATCCCCGGCGCCCTGCACGCCGCCAAGGCCAAGAAGATCGATATCGTTCTGGTCGGCGACAAGCCGCGCCTCGAGGAAGAGCTGGCCGCGTTCGGGGCCAGGGCTCAGGGCGTGGAGATCGTGCACGCCTCCCAGGTGGTGGAGATGGAGGAGAAGCCTTCCGAGGCGCTTCGCAAGAAGAAGGATTCCTCCATCCAGGTGGCCGTGAACCTGGTGCGCGACGGCCAGGTCGACGGGGTCATCAGCGCCGGCAACTCCGGGGCCACCCTGGCCAGCGCCATGTTCTCCATCGGCCGGGTCCCCGGCGTGGAGCGTCCCGCCCTGGCCACGTTCATGCCCACGGAGAAGTCCCACTTCGTGCTCATCGACGTGGGCGCCAACGTGGACTGCAAGCCCTTCCACCTGCTCCAATTCGGCATCATGGCCGACGTCCTGGCCCGCTCCATGCTCGGCATCCAAAATCCCCGGGTGTCGCTTTTGTCCATCGGCGAGGAGCAGGGCAAGGGCAACCTCCAGGTCAAGGAGGCCTTCGAGCTCATGCGCGCCAGTTCGCTCAATTTCGTGGGCAACGTCGAGGGCCGGGATCTCTTTACCGGCGACGTGGACGTGGTGGTCTGCGACGGGTTCGTGGGCAACGTGGTGCTCAAGCAGTCCGAGGGTCTGGCCTCGTCGCTCGGGCGGCTGCTCAAGGGCGAGCTTCGGCGCGGCTTTTTCGGCAAGATCGGCACCATGCTGGCCTTAAGCTCCCTCAAACGCTTTTCCCGCCTGGTGGACTACGCCGAATACGGCGGCGCGCCCTTTCTGGGGCTTGAGGGCATCTGTCTGGTGTGCCACGGCGCGTCCAACAGCAAGGCCATCGCCAACGCCATCAACATGGCCGCCAAGTTCGTCGAGGGCAACGCCAACGAGCATCTGGTCAAGGACATCGCCGCCAACATCAATCTGACCGTGGCCCGGAAGAAATACCGTTCCGCCGATCCGGAACCGACGTCCTAA
- a CDS encoding beta-ketoacyl-ACP synthase III, with amino-acid sequence MKTHSLLRGLGFYVPERVVTNAELERLVDTSDEWITTRTGIKERRIAAPGQATSDLSLEASKKALAGAGMTPDDLTHLFICTLTPDAYCPPSACILEEKLGIRGRAAMDLNAACSGFVYGLDMARAVVCQNPEARVLVCACDVLTSRTNWADRRTCVLFGDGAGAVIVTSDREPKRPGDALIRDVRLSSDGSLGHLLTVKGGGSGTPMGLGDAVGDDFFIQMSGQEVFKHAVRNMVAICEDVLAANGLTGPDIDYFIPHQANWRIMEAVAKKLGLPVDKVCATVERYGNTSASSVGIGLAESFETGKIKVGDKVLLSAFGGGFTWAAALLEF; translated from the coding sequence ATGAAAACACATTCCCTTCTTCGCGGCCTGGGCTTTTACGTTCCCGAGCGGGTTGTGACCAACGCCGAGCTCGAACGTCTGGTGGACACCTCCGACGAGTGGATCACCACCCGCACCGGCATCAAGGAACGGCGCATTGCCGCCCCGGGCCAGGCTACCAGCGATTTGTCCCTCGAGGCCTCCAAAAAGGCCCTGGCCGGCGCGGGCATGACCCCGGACGACCTGACCCACCTGTTCATCTGCACCCTGACCCCGGACGCCTATTGCCCGCCAAGCGCCTGCATCCTCGAGGAAAAGCTCGGGATACGCGGCAGGGCGGCCATGGACCTCAATGCCGCCTGCTCCGGATTCGTCTATGGCCTGGACATGGCCCGGGCCGTGGTCTGCCAGAATCCCGAGGCAAGGGTTCTGGTGTGCGCCTGCGACGTATTGACCTCGCGCACCAACTGGGCCGACCGCCGGACCTGCGTGCTTTTCGGCGACGGCGCCGGCGCGGTGATCGTCACCTCCGACAGGGAACCCAAGCGCCCGGGCGACGCATTGATACGCGACGTGCGCCTGTCCAGCGACGGGTCGCTCGGGCACCTGCTCACGGTCAAGGGCGGCGGATCGGGCACGCCCATGGGACTTGGCGACGCGGTCGGCGACGACTTCTTCATCCAGATGAGCGGCCAGGAGGTCTTCAAGCACGCCGTGCGCAACATGGTGGCCATCTGCGAGGACGTGCTTGCGGCCAACGGCCTGACCGGCCCGGACATCGACTATTTCATTCCGCACCAGGCCAACTGGCGGATCATGGAGGCCGTGGCCAAGAAGCTCGGGCTTCCTGTGGACAAGGTCTGCGCCACGGTGGAGCGGTATGGCAATACCTCGGCCTCCTCGGTGGGCATCGGGCTGGCCGAATCGTTCGAGACCGGAAAGATCAAGGTCGGGGACAAGGTGCTGTTGTCCGCCTTCGGCGGCGGCTTTACCTGGGCCGCGGCCCTGCTCGAATTTTAG
- the fabG gene encoding 3-oxoacyl-[acyl-carrier-protein] reductase has translation MSETSKAALVTGGSRGIGAAVARRLAADGLHVLVTFVSKPEKAQAVCDEIVAAGGRATALALDVGDPAAVAAFFAEHIKDKVDLHVLVNNAGITKDALVVRMRDEDFESVVRVNLFGAFACLREAAKIMMKRRSGRIVNVASVVAQSGNAGQANYVAAKAGLIGLTKSAALELAPRGITVNAVAPGFIETDMTAVLSDAVKTSYADRIPLKRAGSAEDVACAVAFLASDAAGYITGQVLAVNGGMYL, from the coding sequence ATGAGCGAAACGAGCAAAGCGGCCCTTGTCACGGGTGGGTCCCGGGGCATCGGCGCGGCTGTGGCCAGACGTCTGGCCGCGGACGGCCTCCATGTCCTGGTGACCTTTGTGAGCAAACCCGAAAAAGCCCAGGCCGTGTGCGACGAGATCGTCGCCGCCGGGGGCCGGGCCACGGCCCTGGCCCTTGACGTGGGTGATCCGGCGGCCGTGGCCGCCTTTTTCGCCGAGCATATCAAGGACAAGGTGGACCTGCACGTCCTGGTCAACAACGCCGGGATCACCAAGGACGCGCTTGTCGTGCGCATGCGCGACGAGGATTTCGAGTCCGTGGTGCGGGTGAACCTCTTCGGGGCCTTCGCCTGCCTGCGCGAGGCGGCCAAGATCATGATGAAGCGTCGGTCTGGGCGCATCGTGAACGTCGCCTCCGTGGTGGCCCAGTCCGGAAACGCCGGGCAGGCCAACTACGTGGCCGCCAAGGCCGGGCTGATCGGGCTGACCAAGTCCGCCGCCCTGGAATTGGCCCCGCGCGGCATTACGGTCAACGCCGTGGCCCCGGGGTTTATCGAAACGGATATGACCGCCGTGCTGAGCGACGCGGTCAAGACCTCCTATGCCGACCGCATCCCCCTCAAACGGGCCGGATCGGCCGAGGATGTGGCCTGCGCCGTGGCCTTTCTGGCCTCGGACGCCGCCGGATACATCACCGGCCAAGTGCTGGCGGTCAACGGCGGCATGTACCTGTAA
- a CDS encoding acyl carrier protein, which yields MSVAEKVKEIIVDQLGVEEKEVTPDAKFVEDLGADSLDLTELIMAMEEEFGVEISDEDAQQILMVKDATNFIEKKKQA from the coding sequence ATGTCTGTCGCGGAAAAAGTCAAGGAAATCATTGTCGATCAGTTGGGCGTTGAGGAAAAGGAAGTCACCCCCGATGCCAAGTTTGTGGAGGATCTGGGCGCGGATTCCCTGGATCTGACCGAGCTTATCATGGCCATGGAAGAGGAATTCGGCGTGGAGATATCCGACGAGGACGCCCAGCAGATACTCATGGTCAAAGACGCCACAAATTTTATCGAAAAAAAGAAACAGGCCTAG